In Spiroplasma floricola 23-6, the DNA window GCAGGTAGAGGATATAGAAGAGTTGTGGCTTCACCTAAACCAGTTGATATAGTTGAAAAAGATGTAATTAAATATCTTCTAGAAAAAAACGTTTGTGTCATATCAGGGGGAGGAGGAGGAATTCCTGTAATTGAAGAAAATAATCAATTACAAGGAGTTGCTTCTGTAATTGACAAGGATTTTGCAGCTGCTAAAATAGCTGAAATAATACAAGCAGATAAATTAATCATTCTTACAGCAGTCAATAAAGTTCTTATAAATTATGGTAAAGAAAATCAGACTTCTCTTGATTCTGTTACTCTAAAAGAATTGGAAAAATATATTGGTGAGCATCATTTTGCACCAGGAAGTATGCTACCAAAAGTTCAAGCAGCAATGGAATTTGTAAAAAATAGTGGCAATCAAGCTTTGATTGGTTCACTTACAGAAACAAAAAGTGTAATTGAAGGAAAATCTGGAACTATTATTAAAAAATAAATTATCAATGAGTATAAAATTAAATTGATGATTAGATAAGGTTGTTTATAAAGCAACCTTTTTTTGATATAATATAGTTGTTATTTTGTATCTTGGGGAGGTTTATAATGGTAAAACATGGTTTTGAAATTGAAAATTATAATTTATCACCATCAATTAGAAAAAGAATTGATGATTTAATAAATTTAAATTTAAATCCTTCAACAATTAGTTTGATTACTGCTGAATTTTCCTCAATAAGTGATGAAATAAAGCAAAATATAGGAAAATATATAGCAAGACTTTTAGAAATAGAAAATTTTTTGCTTGAACAAGAATATAACAAAAGTAAAGATGCAAATTATGGCTTAAATTTTAAACAAGAAATAAATATCAAAAATCGTCAGACAAATCTTTTGAGAATACAACAGATTTTTGCTAAAAAAGATAATGAAAATGAAAGAGTAAATATTCAAAATAATGATCAAGATGTTAATAATCATTCTGGATATTTAAAGAGTTATAAAGAGGCAATGTTTATTAAAAATGAAAATGAAAAAAGTAGAAATGCTAAATTAGAAGAATTAGCAAATAAAAAACGAAGAATAGAGATGGCAGTTTTAGAAGAACAAGAGAAAATAAAAACTGCTCAAAAACAGTATCAAAGAGCAAAACTTGATGATGATGAAATTACTCAAGAAATAAAGCTTAATATTATTAAATTTGCAAATGGTAGATTAAAAGAAATATCTGAAGCTATTGAAACTTACAAAACAGTTGACAAAATACCAAATGAAGTTATTGATAGTAAAATTATAAACTCAAAAAATCAACAAGAAAACTTTGAAAATAAATTAAGCAAGGATAGTTTTTTTAATGAAGAGGATATCACACAAACATTGGAAATAGATTTAGAAACATTTTTTGATGTGCCTGGATTTGAAGAAGATGATAATTATGAATATGATGAATATTATGATTATGACTTTGATGATTACAATGAAGAAGAAAAGGAAATCAAACTTTCTGATATTGATTCAATAAAAAAACAAACAAATCAACATAAATATAATGAATTAGTTTCAACTAAACAAGAATCAAAACAAGAATCAAAACAAGAATCAAAACAAGATAAAAAAATATTAAAAGAAATAAATGCTGAAAAAATAATAAAGAAAATTAAAAAGAAAAATAGAGCAAAAGATAAAGAAATTGAAAGAATTTTAAAAGAAAAAGAACAACTTGAAAAAGAGCTAATCAAATTAAAAGAAGAAAAGAAAATTATTGAACTTAGAGAATGAGAAAATAAAAAGAAAAAATTAAATGAAAATTTTGAAGAAACATTAAAAAAAGAAAAAAGAAAATTTGATACTACTCATCAAATTCTTGAAAAAAAATGAAAAGCTGAGTCTATTAATCAAGTATTAAATTCAAAGAAAAAGGCTTTTAATGCTGTAAAAACTATAAAGGAAAAATCTAATAGTAATCCTGAAATAGATTCAAACAATGAATTGATATCACTTGAAAAAGCAAATGTGCGTAAAGTATTATTTGAAGAACTGCAAAGTTTAAAAGAAAACAATGAAGAAAAAATCTCATTTCAAAATAAAAATGATATATCAATAGAAGTTAAAAAACAAAATAAATTTGAAGAAGATGAAAAAAGAATAGGTTATTTGGAAAGAAAAAGATCTCTTAATATAATTTCAAAAGAAGAGTTAAAAGAACTTGAAACTAAAAAGAAAAATAATAATCATATTTCTTCAAAAATAAATTTAAAAAAATATAGATTAGTTACAAAACATAGCTCATAAAAGAATAAAAGTTGATTTATTAAAGGGAAAATAAAATGAAAATAAAATTAGTTGAACCTAAAATTGAGTATGAACAAAAATTAATAAATGCAATTAATGAATTTTTTGAAGTTGATAATATAAAAAACGACATTAATGGTAGCTCAAATATTACTAGTTTCGATTCAATTCAAAAGTGATTAGATTTTATTAATAAAAAAAATCTCGATGTAAATTTGGTTCCTTTTAATCAATATTTAGTTATTAATGAAACTAATGAATTAATAGGATTTGTAAATATAAGATTATCTTTAAATAATTATTTACTAAATTTTGGAGGGCATATAGGTTATTCTGTAGTTCCTAGCCATAGGCAAAAAGGCTATGCAACAGAAATTCTTAATCAAGCATTAAAAGAATGTTGAAAAAATAATATATTTGAAGTATTAGTTACTTGCAAAAAAGATAATACAATTTCTGAAAAAGTTATTCTCAAAAACGGTGGAGTTTTAGAAGATTTGAGAGAAAATGATAAAATAGAATATAAGAGATTTTGAATTAATAAAACAAATGGCGTTATTAGTTAACAAATAAAGCCATTTTTTTTATGCTAAAATAACGTTATGAGGTATGATAAATAATGCAAGCAGGTCAACAACTTTTCAATGGTTTTGATATATCATGATATACAAAAAATAGAATGAAGAGCTTTCTTAAAAAAGTTGGAGCAAGCTTTGGTTTTGTAATTATTTTAATGCCTATCTTTGGAATTATTTTATCTATAGGAAATGCTGCAAATGTAAGTTTTTTAAAAGAAATAGGAAGTATTTTATTTTCAAATATTGGTATTTGATTTACACTTGCAATAATAATTGGTTTTACTTCAAATAAGGGAGCAGCAGTCTTTACAGGAGTTTTATCTTATCTTGTAGTAAATGTTTTTATTGCAGCTTCAATAAATAAAAATAATGAAAATACTTTTTTTAATATTTGATTTTGACATAATCTTTCAGTAAATGCATATTTATCAAAATTATTTTTTGGTGGAATAGAAACGTTTAACTCGGGAGTTATTGGGGGAATTCTAATAGGAATTTATGTAACTTATATTTACAATAAATTTAAAGATACTCAACTTCCTAAAGGATTGGAATTTTTTGCAAGAGAGAAATTAGTTATTATTTTATCTGTTATTTTCTCTTTAATTTTTGCATCGCTTTTTATAATTATATGACCTGTATTTGGTTTTATATTAACTGCAATAGGAAGTGGAGTTGCTAAATCTCCAATTGGACTAGACTCATTTATTTTTAGAACAGTTCAAAGAATGTTAATTCCTTTTGGATCTAGTTTATTGTGACAATCACCAATGTGATATACCCAAATAGGAGGTAGTTTAAATGAATATCAACAAGATTTATTAATTCAATATTTATATAGAGTAACATCTCAAGAAAATCTGCAAACAATTAATTTATTAGCTTCAATTCCAGAAAAAGGCCACAGTCAACAAGAAATTATTGAGATTTTTTCTAAATACTTAAATGAATATATAAGCTATGATTGATTATTTAAATCTATGAATGAATGATTTGAAAATACAAATAGTATTTTTGCTACTAATCCAAGTGGAGATCAAATTATTTGAAATATAGTTTCAACAAATAAATATATAACAGTTGATGATTGTTGAAATTCTGGATTAAGAATAAGTAGGTTTATATCTGGGGGATATGTTAATTCAATTTTTGTTCTCCCAACATTGAGTTGTTTAATGTTTTTAATGACTCCAAAAGGAGAAAAAAGAGCTAAAGTGGGTATTTATATCACAGCTGCATTAACTGCAATGCTTGTGGGTGTGACAGAGCCTGTAGAGTACTTATTTTGTTTCACTATGCCATTATTCTATTTTTCAATATACTGTCCTTTTAATGGTCTGATAGCTGCAATTACCTCTTTATTTAAAGTTAAAGTTGGAACTTCTTTTTCAACAGGTTTATTTGATTTTACACTAAGTGGAATTGTTCCAACTGTAAATGGCGTAAATACAAGAATATGAATTATTCCATTAATTGGTATTTGTTCATCAATTACAATCTTTGCAATAGCATTTTTCTGATTTAAATTTTTTAATAAAAAAGAAAATTTAATTAATATAAATGCAAGAAAATTAAGAGACTCTTTACAATTATTTATTGAAGATTTGGGAGGATTTAAAAATATTAAACAGTACTCTTTAAAAGAAAATCAATTAGAAGTAGTATTTAAAAATGTACCTGATTTCAAAAGTTTATTTAATTATGTT includes these proteins:
- a CDS encoding GNAT family N-acetyltransferase, whose amino-acid sequence is MKIKLVEPKIEYEQKLINAINEFFEVDNIKNDINGSSNITSFDSIQKWLDFINKKNLDVNLVPFNQYLVINETNELIGFVNIRLSLNNYLLNFGGHIGYSVVPSHRQKGYATEILNQALKECWKNNIFEVLVTCKKDNTISEKVILKNGGVLEDLRENDKIEYKRFWINKTNGVIS
- a CDS encoding PTS transporter subunit EIIC, whose product is MQAGQQLFNGFDISWYTKNRMKSFLKKVGASFGFVIILMPIFGIILSIGNAANVSFLKEIGSILFSNIGIWFTLAIIIGFTSNKGAAVFTGVLSYLVVNVFIAASINKNNENTFFNIWFWHNLSVNAYLSKLFFGGIETFNSGVIGGILIGIYVTYIYNKFKDTQLPKGLEFFAREKLVIILSVIFSLIFASLFIIIWPVFGFILTAIGSGVAKSPIGLDSFIFRTVQRMLIPFGSSLLWQSPMWYTQIGGSLNEYQQDLLIQYLYRVTSQENLQTINLLASIPEKGHSQQEIIEIFSKYLNEYISYDWLFKSMNEWFENTNSIFATNPSGDQIIWNIVSTNKYITVDDCWNSGLRISRFISGGYVNSIFVLPTLSCLMFLMTPKGEKRAKVGIYITAALTAMLVGVTEPVEYLFCFTMPLFYFSIYCPFNGLIAAITSLFKVKVGTSFSTGLFDFTLSGIVPTVNGVNTRIWIIPLIGICSSITIFAIAFFWFKFFNKKENLININARKLRDSLQLFIEDLGGFKNIKQYSLKENQLEVVFKNVPDFKSLFNYVNKIEKQEKGLKLSIKPENEEVVLLFDKIYENRKTKKEINKSI
- the arcC gene encoding carbamate kinase, with the translated sequence MLKIVVALGGNALGNTPNEQKEIVKETAKNLVDLISAGHKLVIVHGNGPQVGMINQAFNIANTYDKKSPLVDFPECGSMSQGYIGYHLQNAIKNEFEKRKMNSNNVITLVTQTKVSKEDSAFKNPTKPIGDFYEKQVALELKEKNNWDMIEDAGRGYRRVVASPKPVDIVEKDVIKYLLEKNVCVISGGGGGIPVIEENNQLQGVASVIDKDFAAAKIAEIIQADKLIILTAVNKVLINYGKENQTSLDSVTLKELEKYIGEHHFAPGSMLPKVQAAMEFVKNSGNQALIGSLTETKSVIEGKSGTIIKK